From the genome of Asterias amurensis chromosome 17, ASM3211899v1, one region includes:
- the LOC139949431 gene encoding uncharacterized protein, with the protein MASNITAQSMLAEISQDHLECPICRGRFEQPKLLECSHSFCYKCLQQLRQNSPSTTRLSCPVCRQETLLKQNGIEGLKADFKTLSLIEAFEKQETQLKQLPGKELVTKCSKHTDKDLIMFCNSCKKLVCTTCISKDHQTHPLIEINEASDKCKQHATELLAEVRQSITSYNNAIQEIDTSRKTLDSMFAATKEKISKKADEEIAKVAARIREEKQKLIQKAEQIYKDRVKTMETARATNSKEKNKAELKHDEVNQLMDQRIKIVHHIEQLLQDLKEYRQKKSTKVPDGLTYMDFKEDKKSLGRLVLKYKWTLKTEINRYKNMNQNMVRVNRARDVAAYSNSDIVVANWINTSLITIPAVSNPQSYVVPQELSIQGLTRTSRVAVNKNDELFVLESGAVKIFNRNYQLLHQFNPGSKPSCIAVGDNNLIAVGYYDKAEISLHKPDGSLIRTLPAPGIDGYLTTYKHRLIYTNWNSRKLVSVTYTGEMVFSVDINQSGLPQGVCCDKDGSIYVVVWRVLVLSSGDIQHYSPDGKYIGCIIKDCAKPHGITFTPAGDLVVATDKSVQIYQHE; encoded by the coding sequence ATGGCATCCAATATAACAGCTCAGTCAATGCTAGCAGAGATAAGTCAGGATCATCTTGAATGTCCAATTTGCCGTGGACGCTTCGAGCAACCCAAACTACTGGAGTGTTCTCATtcattttgttataaatgccTTCAACAACTCAGACAGAATAGTCCAAGTACTACAAGGCTTTCATGTCCAGTGTGTAGACAGGAAActctgttaaaacaaaatggcattgaGGGTCTGAAAGCAGACTTTAAAACCCTTTCCTTGATAGAAGCTTTTGAAAAACAGGAAACTCAACTAAAACAACTTCCTGGAAAAGAACTTGTAACCAAATGTAGCAAGCATACTGACAAAGATCTTATTATGTTTTGTAACAGTTGCAAAAAGTTGGTTTGCACAACTTGCATTTCAAAAGACCATCAAACCCATCCTCTGATTGAAATTAATGAAGCTTCAGACAAATGCAAACAACATGCCACGGAACTTCTAGCAGAAGTAAGACAGAGTATCACGTCCTACAACAATGCTATTCAAGAAATAGATACGTCCCGTAAGACATTAGACTCTATGTTTGCTGctaccaaagagaaaatcagCAAGAAGGCTGATGAGGAGATTGCCAAGGTGGCTGCCAGGATCAGAGAGGAGAAGCAGAAACTGATACAAAAGGCAGAACAGATTTATAAAGACAGAGTCAagacaatggaaactgcacgAGCTACAAACAGCAAAGAGAAGAACAAAGCAGAGCTCAAGCATGATGAGGTAAATCAACTCATGGATCAACGGATCAAGATTGTTCATCACATAGAACAACTCTTACAAGACCTCAAAGAATACAGACAGAAGAAATCAACAAAAGTACCAGATGGGTTGACTTATATGGACTTTAAAGAAGACAAGAAATCACTAGGGAGACTGGTGCTGAAATATAAATGGACATTGAAAACAGAAATTAATAGATACAAGAACATGAATCAAAACATGGTGAGGGTTAATCGTGCAAGGGATGTTGCTGCATACTCTAATAGTGATATTGTTGTGGCAAACTGGATTAATACCAGCTTGATTACAATACCAGCAGTGAGCAACCCTCAATCCTATGTTGTCCCACAAGAACTGTCAATCCAAGGTCTTACCAGAACAAGCAGAGTGGCTGTGAATAAGAATGATGAGCTCTTTGTTCTAGAAAGTGGAGCAGTCAAGATCTTCAACAGGAATTATCAGCTCCTCCATCAGTTCAATCCAGGCAGTAAACCATCATGTATTGCAGTGGGTGACAACAATCTAATAGCAGTGGGTTATTATGACAAGGCAGAGATCTCTCTACACAAACCAGATGGATCCCTCATCAGAACACTGCCTGCTCCAGGGATTGATGGATACTTGACTACCTACAAACACAGACTCATCTACACCAACTGGAATAGCAGGAAGTTAGTATCAGTAACCTACACTGGTGAAATGGTATTCTCAGTAGATATCAATCAGTCTGGGTTGCCTCAGGGTGTGTGTTGTGATAAGGATGGTAGCATCTATGTTGTTGTATGGAGAGTACTAGTCCTATCATCAGGTGATATCCAACATTACAGTCCTGATGGCAAGTACATTGGATGTATCATCAAAGATTGTGCTAAACCCCATGGTATCACATTCACACCTGCTGGTGATCTGGTTGTGGCTACAGACAAATCAGTTCAAATCTATCAGCATGAGTAA